In Cicer arietinum cultivar CDC Frontier isolate Library 1 chromosome 1, Cicar.CDCFrontier_v2.0, whole genome shotgun sequence, one DNA window encodes the following:
- the LOC101513638 gene encoding scarecrow-like protein 18: MDDLYHFDEFNFHALEDKFSSSNDIFWETKGHNEMKNVQFSLPQDLGDYNGTDESLNSNFGFIPNDPSQEQEFLLSTTSQQKYHQDYEAFDNLHFDMVHFDEQFPTKAVPICETKNEKQYHQTPVEILKNYGKGFKRLLHDEGKILHPIDDFDLVTKNEHVRKKLSTEDIMKIAGTRFIQSSSSESSSSGKLILNHPFGFSFSGLSDEEKEDVALAESLLACAEKVGYQQYERARSFLSQIESLSSKTGNPVKRVVYYFAEALRRRINKETGRVSVSSNNSTKKIESLFDPEETTKDLNPTLIAFFEDLPFCKVSMFTCVQALIENVTDAKKIHVIDLEIRKGLPWTILMQELQSRNELCPLEILKITAIVSGNTNNSKIIVDDTGKRLSEFAQSLNINFSFNIVMVSDLLHLSEDLFEIDSDETVAVYSHFALRSKIQNSDQLETIMRVVRTINPVVMVVAEIEANHNSKSFVNRFIEALFYFSAFFDCFEDCMKKDEKNRMIMESMYFSHGIRNTVAEEGAERKSRNVKIDVWRNFFTRFGMVEKELSMMCLYQAELVAKRYACGNSCTFDMNGHCLLVGWKGTPIASASVWKFV; encoded by the coding sequence ATGGATGACTTGTACCATTTTGATGAGTTCAATTTCCATGCACTTGAAGATAAATTTAGTTCatcaaatgatattttttggGAAACCAAAGGACATaatgaaatgaaaaatgttCAATTTTCTTTACCACAAGATCTAGGAGATTATAATGGAACTGATGAATCTCTTAACTCTAATTTTGGTTTCATTCCAAATGATCCATCACAAGAACAAGAGTTCCTTCTTTCAACAACTAGTCAACAAAAGTATCATCAAGATTATGAAGCTTTTGATAATCTACACTTTGACATGGTTCATTTTGATGAACAATTTCCAACCAAAGCTGTTCCAATTTgtgaaacaaaaaatgaaaaacaatacCATCAAACTCCAGTGGAAATTTTGAAGAATTATGGAAAAGGATTCAAAAGATTATTACATGATGAAGGAAAAATCCTTCATCCTATTGATGATTTTGATTTAGTCACAAAAAATGAACATGTTAGAAAAAAATTGTCAACCGAAGATATCATGAAAATAGCTGGAACAAGATTCATACAATCATCATCTTCAGAATCTTCTTCATCAGGTAAATTGATTCTTAATCACCCTTTTGGTTTTTCTTTCTCTGGTTTATCtgatgaagaaaaagaagatgtTGCACTAGCTGAATCACTCTTAGCTTGTGCTGAAAAAGTTGGATATCAACAATATGAACGTGCTAGATCTTTTTTATCACAAATCGAGTCTTTATCGTCGAAAACAGGTAATCCTGTTAAACGTGTCGTTTATTATTTCGCCGAAGCTCTTCGACGAAGAATAAACAAAGAAACAGGAAGAGTTTCTGTTTCGTCGAACAATAGTACGAAAAAAATTGAGTCTTTATTTGATCCTGAAGAAACAACTAAGGATTTAAATCCGACCCTTATCGCCTTTTTCGAAGATCTTCCATTCTGTAAAGTTTCTATGTTCACTTGTGTACAAGCTTTGATAGAAAATGTAACTGATGCAAAGAAGATTCATGTGATTGATCTCGAAATTCGAAAAGGGTTGCCATGGACAATACTAATGCAAGAGCTTCAATCAAGAAATGAATTATGTCCACTTGAGATTCTAAAGATAACAGCTATTGTGAGTGGAAACACAAACAATTCAAAGATTATAGTTGATGATACAGGTAAAAGATTGAGTGAATTTGCGCAAAGTTTGaacataaatttttcttttaatatagtTATGGTATCTGATTTATTACATCTAAGTGAAGATCTTTTCGAGATTGATTCGGACGAAACAGTTGCGGTTTATTCGCATTTTGCACTTAGAAGCAAGATTCAAAATTCAGACCAACTTGAAACTATAATGAGAGTTGTTAGAACTATAAATCCTGTAGTTATGGTTGTAGCTGAGATTGAAGCAAATCATAATTCTAAGTCTTTTGTGAACCGTTTCATTGAAGCACTTTTTTACTTTAGTGCATTTTTTGATTGTTTTGAGGATTGTATGAAAAAGGATGAGAAAAATAGAATGATTATGGAATCAATGTATTTTAGTCATGGTATTAGAAACACTGTGGCTGAAGAAGGAGCTGAAAGAAAGAGTAGAAATGTTAAGATTGATGTGTGGAGAAACTTTTTTACTAGATTTGGAATGGTGGAAAAAGAATTGAGTATGATGTGTTTGTATCAAGCTGAATTGGTGGCTAAGAGATATGCTTGTGGAAATTCTTGCACTTTTGATATGAATGGACATTGTCTTCTTGTTGGGTGGAAGGGGACACCAATTGCTTCTGCTTCTGTTTGGAAATTTGTTTGA
- the LOC101513965 gene encoding NADH dehydrogenase [ubiquinone] 1 alpha subcomplex subunit 2-like — MAWRGHLSKNIKELRILMCQSSPASSSARAFVEKNYKELKTLNPKLPILIRECSGVEPQLWARYDLGVEKGIKLEGMTEPQILKALEDLAKAGQSLKA; from the exons ATGGCATGGAGAGGACATCTTTCAAAGAACATAAAAGAGCTTAGAATTTTGATGTGCCAGTCATCACCTGCAAGCTCATCTGCAAg GGCATTTGTTGAAAAGAATTATAAGGAACTGAAGACATTGAACCCAAAATTACCCATATTGATCCGGGAATGCAGTGGAGTTGAACCCCAATTATGGGCAAGATATG ATTTGGGTGTTGAGAAAGGCATTAAACTGGAAGGTATGACAGAGCCACAGATTTTGAAGGCACTTGAAGATCTGGCAAAAGCAGGGCAATCTTTGAAAGCTTGA